A window of Aeromicrobium sp. A1-2 contains these coding sequences:
- a CDS encoding 5'-nucleotidase C-terminal domain-containing protein: MIHVSRRLLAAATAALLGAPLLAIAPAHAADPVVLNLIGINDFHGRIDSNTVKFAGTVEQVRRAGGDANSLLISAGDNVSASLFASAVQGDLPTIDVLNALNLDASAAGNHELDQGADDLTGRLSNAADFPFLSANIFKADSTPLLDKYKIFTIDGVDVAVVGAITEETSALVSPAGIQGLTFADPTESINDTVDELEALPDAPDVIVASIHEGAPDGTKTYEQNVAASPVFKSIVENTDPRVDAIFMGHTHQAYAYDAPIPNSGGETRPVLQTGSYGSNVGNIQLTFDKDSGTVTSHTQANVARVSTPDADLVADYPRVATVKPIVDDALAFAAVKGNEPVGKQTADITTAFSGGARDDRASESTLGNLVADSLLASVKDAPAGADIGVTNPGGLRADLLYAGTGGTNGDGVITYAEANSVLPFVNNLSTVTLSGANFKQVLEQQWQRDAAGNVPSRAYLQLGISKNVSYTFDPARPEGDRITSITVDGAPYDPSASYKIAVPSFLTSGGDNFRAFTLGTSVDSGLVDYQAFIDYLGGNNPVSPDFARRAVQVDGLGAKYDAGDTVSLTLPAVDLTSKGGAPTTSVTATLLTESDEIDLGTFPASAGKADVSFTIPAGVTGSARVRIDGTPTGMSSILPPFEVAKAKAVAKVDAYAFPIVLEGSRALVGFSVRGKDGRPTGTVRVLDGDDVLGEESLRRGLGLIVADTRLLSAGRHTLTVSYEGDDTYAPADDQVRVTVLRFPGFHR, encoded by the coding sequence GTGATTCACGTGTCCCGTCGCCTGCTCGCAGCTGCCACGGCAGCTCTGCTGGGTGCACCCCTGCTGGCCATCGCGCCGGCCCACGCAGCAGACCCGGTCGTCCTGAACCTGATCGGGATCAACGACTTCCACGGACGGATCGACAGCAACACGGTCAAGTTCGCCGGAACGGTCGAACAGGTGCGCAGGGCTGGTGGCGATGCGAACTCGTTGCTGATCTCGGCAGGCGACAACGTCAGTGCCTCGCTCTTCGCCTCGGCGGTCCAGGGCGACCTCCCGACGATCGACGTCCTCAACGCACTGAACCTGGACGCCTCGGCGGCCGGCAACCACGAGCTCGACCAGGGCGCCGACGACCTGACCGGCCGGCTGAGCAACGCTGCCGACTTCCCATTCCTGTCGGCCAACATCTTCAAGGCCGACAGCACGCCGCTGCTCGACAAGTACAAGATCTTCACGATCGACGGGGTCGACGTCGCGGTCGTCGGCGCGATCACCGAGGAGACCTCGGCTCTGGTCAGCCCGGCAGGCATCCAGGGCCTGACCTTTGCCGATCCCACCGAGTCGATCAACGACACGGTCGACGAGCTCGAAGCGCTGCCCGACGCGCCAGACGTCATCGTCGCCTCGATCCACGAGGGGGCACCGGACGGCACCAAGACGTATGAGCAGAACGTCGCCGCCAGTCCCGTGTTCAAGAGCATCGTGGAGAACACCGACCCACGTGTCGATGCGATCTTCATGGGCCACACCCATCAGGCGTACGCGTATGACGCTCCGATCCCCAACAGCGGCGGTGAGACACGACCGGTCCTGCAGACCGGCAGCTACGGCTCGAATGTCGGCAACATCCAGCTGACCTTCGACAAGGACTCCGGCACCGTCACGAGCCACACCCAGGCCAACGTCGCCCGGGTCTCCACGCCCGATGCCGACCTCGTCGCGGACTACCCACGGGTCGCGACGGTCAAGCCGATCGTGGACGATGCCCTGGCGTTCGCCGCGGTCAAGGGCAATGAGCCGGTCGGCAAGCAGACCGCCGACATCACGACGGCCTTCTCCGGCGGTGCACGTGACGACCGCGCCAGCGAGTCGACGCTCGGCAACCTCGTGGCCGACTCGCTGCTTGCCTCGGTCAAGGACGCGCCAGCTGGCGCCGACATCGGTGTCACCAACCCGGGAGGCCTGCGCGCCGACCTGCTCTACGCCGGGACGGGCGGCACCAATGGCGATGGGGTCATCACGTACGCCGAGGCCAACTCGGTCCTCCCGTTCGTCAACAACCTCAGCACCGTCACGCTGAGTGGCGCGAACTTCAAGCAGGTGCTCGAGCAGCAGTGGCAGCGCGACGCCGCCGGAAACGTCCCCTCGCGCGCATACCTGCAGCTGGGGATCTCCAAGAACGTCAGCTACACGTTCGACCCGGCTCGCCCGGAGGGCGACCGCATCACCTCGATCACGGTCGACGGGGCGCCGTACGACCCGAGCGCGTCCTACAAGATCGCCGTGCCGTCGTTCCTGACCTCCGGTGGCGACAACTTCCGGGCGTTCACGCTCGGCACTTCGGTCGACAGCGGGCTCGTCGACTACCAGGCGTTCATCGACTACCTCGGCGGCAACAACCCGGTCTCGCCGGACTTCGCCCGCCGCGCGGTGCAGGTTGACGGGCTGGGCGCGAAGTACGACGCCGGCGACACTGTCTCGTTGACGCTTCCCGCGGTCGACCTGACGTCGAAGGGCGGCGCACCGACCACCTCGGTCACGGCGACGCTGCTGACAGAGTCGGACGAGATCGACCTCGGCACCTTCCCGGCCTCGGCGGGCAAAGCCGATGTGTCGTTCACGATCCCGGCCGGAGTGACCGGCTCGGCCCGGGTCAGGATCGACGGGACGCCGACCGGAATGTCGTCGATCCTGCCGCCGTTCGAGGTCGCCAAGGCCAAGGCCGTCGCGAAGGTCGACGCCTACGCGTTCCCGATCGTCCTCGAGGGCTCCCGGGCGCTGGTGGGCTTTTCCGTGCGGGGCAAGGACGGACGTCCGACCGGCACCGTCAGGGTCCTCGACGGGGACGATGTCCTCGGTGAGGAGTCTTTGCGGCGGGGGCTGGGCCTGATAGTGGCCGACACCCGCTTGCTGTCCGCCGGGCGCCACACGCTGACGGTGTCCTACGAGGGCGATGACACGTACGCCCCGGCTGACGATCAGGTGCGGGTCACGGTCCTGCGCTTCCCGGGCTTCCACCGATGA